In Paenibacillus sp. BIC5C1, a genomic segment contains:
- a CDS encoding DUF6157 family protein, with translation MKDMNYYETFIAVAEDCPVQVAEIPKAKNSGKTVPVIQYEMITNHPYQYTQEDVMFEVFAQRNDIPDEQRSLERTKFFSKGQPCLRTSSLGKRYGWGIHHNSQGKVAIYAVESEAYQEFLNDSSLKHVKAMRSSRQ, from the coding sequence ATGAAAGACATGAACTATTATGAAACTTTTATTGCAGTAGCAGAAGATTGTCCTGTTCAAGTGGCAGAGATCCCCAAAGCCAAAAACAGCGGCAAAACCGTTCCAGTTATACAGTATGAAATGATAACAAACCACCCTTATCAATATACGCAAGAGGATGTCATGTTTGAAGTATTCGCGCAGCGCAATGATATTCCAGATGAACAAAGATCACTAGAGAGAACCAAGTTTTTCTCCAAGGGACAACCCTGTCTTCGCACTTCTTCGTTGGGGAAACGTTACGGTTGGGGCATTCATCATAATTCACAAGGAAAAGTGGCGATCTACGCCGTAGAATCAGAAGCATATCAAGAGTTCTTAAACGATAGCAGTTTAAAACATGTAAAGGCGATGCGCTCGAGCCGTCAATAG
- a CDS encoding DUF1361 domain-containing protein, producing MERRLFYEIDNQMIGTAQAYHQGKGNRSEEMNNNKNTLYLKMSSVLIVATIGCLLVAVYLRTKTNTNMYQFLTWDIFLAWVPFIISSTISYVSHKKLSSTSIALIGVMCVCWLFFLPNSAYLFTEILHAFRYFDPQGETKFWVNIDFWYSLTLTFVVAILGLFLSICSIHQIHQLLNKRLNQFSGMVVVGVVLLLSSLGVYIGRFNRWNSWDLLKQPGLILKDIMTDSSAGNSILIEFVAMVFVIQVLGYITLRILMGKSNNI from the coding sequence TTGGAGCGACGGTTATTTTATGAAATCGATAATCAAATGATCGGGACTGCTCAGGCATACCACCAAGGAAAGGGAAATCGAAGCGAAGAAATGAACAATAATAAAAATACGCTTTATTTAAAAATGAGTAGTGTTTTAATCGTTGCTACCATAGGTTGTCTGCTTGTTGCTGTCTACTTGCGTACCAAAACGAACACGAACATGTATCAATTTTTAACGTGGGATATTTTTTTAGCATGGGTTCCATTCATCATTTCATCAACGATTAGCTATGTAAGCCATAAGAAACTTTCAAGTACAAGCATCGCACTAATCGGGGTGATGTGTGTATGCTGGCTGTTCTTTCTACCGAATTCGGCATATCTTTTCACAGAAATTTTGCATGCATTCAGATACTTTGATCCTCAAGGGGAAACTAAATTCTGGGTTAATATTGATTTTTGGTATAGCCTCACCCTAACATTTGTCGTAGCCATACTGGGTTTATTTCTGTCCATTTGTTCGATACATCAAATCCACCAATTGTTAAATAAACGATTAAACCAATTTAGCGGTATGGTAGTTGTGGGCGTTGTTTTACTTCTGAGCAGTCTAGGGGTATACATCGGGAGATTTAATCGGTGGAATAGTTGGGATCTCCTGAAGCAGCCAGGTCTAATTTTAAAGGATATCATGACCGATTCAAGTGCAGGCAACAGCATTCTGATTGAATTTGTGGCTATGGTATTTGTGATTCAAGTTTTAGGATATATTACACTTCGTATACTAATGGGGAAATCCAATAATATCTAG
- a CDS encoding amidohydrolase, which yields MLKQEYWLTNVSLEQSYVMEDGQVTGTRTSFGHLRIEDGVIAAIVDVDTELTGELPQIDGKGMLLLPSFEEAHIHLDKTYYDAPWKAVRRISSIFERIEEEKVLLPKLLPDAKRQAESILSLIQGYGSTHVRSHCNIEPVSGLKRLEATKQALETFSGKISSEIVAFPQHGLLRSKSVELMRQAMAEGATHVGGLDPHTVDEHIEKSLNAMVELAVQYQAGIDIHLHDSGEPGKQTLLQLADLTEEAGLQGKVTVSHAFWFARAEQQETEEMAKRMASLGMSVASTVPIGKMMMPLPMLQQHGVNVKLATDSLTDHWSPFGNGDQLEKAGRFAELYGYNDERSLAQSLAFVTNGITPLDSEGQQVWPKVGDTASFILVHASCSAEAVARRAARQAVWFEGRLVSGSVE from the coding sequence ATGTTGAAGCAAGAATACTGGTTAACCAACGTATCACTGGAGCAAAGTTATGTAATGGAAGACGGGCAGGTAACTGGCACCCGGACAAGCTTTGGTCATCTGCGGATTGAAGATGGAGTCATTGCAGCCATTGTGGATGTGGATACGGAATTAACAGGCGAATTGCCGCAGATTGATGGTAAAGGAATGCTGCTGTTGCCTTCGTTCGAGGAAGCCCATATTCATTTGGATAAAACGTATTATGATGCACCATGGAAAGCGGTTCGACGCATCTCGAGCATTTTCGAACGTATCGAAGAAGAGAAAGTATTGCTGCCCAAGCTATTACCCGATGCAAAGCGCCAGGCGGAGAGCATTCTGAGCCTGATTCAGGGATATGGTTCCACTCATGTGCGCAGTCATTGCAATATTGAACCGGTCAGCGGGTTGAAACGGCTGGAAGCGACGAAGCAGGCATTGGAGACATTTTCGGGCAAAATATCCTCTGAAATCGTCGCTTTCCCGCAGCATGGACTTCTCCGCTCTAAGTCGGTTGAGCTCATGCGTCAAGCCATGGCGGAAGGGGCCACTCATGTGGGTGGACTTGATCCGCACACTGTGGACGAGCATATCGAGAAATCGCTAAATGCAATGGTCGAACTGGCTGTTCAGTATCAGGCAGGCATCGATATTCATTTGCATGATTCCGGAGAACCAGGTAAACAAACGCTGCTGCAATTGGCTGATCTGACCGAAGAAGCGGGACTTCAGGGTAAAGTCACCGTAAGCCATGCGTTCTGGTTCGCCCGTGCGGAACAGCAGGAAACGGAAGAAATGGCCAAACGAATGGCTTCCCTTGGTATGAGCGTTGCTTCGACCGTGCCTATTGGTAAAATGATGATGCCACTGCCGATGCTCCAACAACATGGGGTGAACGTGAAGCTGGCGACAGACAGTTTGACTGATCATTGGTCTCCGTTTGGCAATGGGGATCAACTGGAGAAAGCCGGCCGTTTCGCCGAATTGTACGGGTATAACGATGAGCGCTCCTTGGCTCAGTCTCTTGCCTTTGTCACAAATGGTATCACTCCACTGGATTCAGAGGGACAACAGGTATGGCCGAAGGTAGGGGACACAGCTAGTTTTATATTAGTTCACGCAAGTTGTTCTGCGGAAGCAGTTGCCAGAAGAGCTGCACGACAGGCTGTATGGTTTGAAGGAAGACTAGTAAGTGGATCGGTAGAATAG
- a CDS encoding ArsR/SmtB family transcription factor: MIKANGDSKFIPLYEALASEVRWRIMDLIADREMNVKDIAAVLELSPSIVTMHIRKLEQAGLIDSRRIRLNGGTHKLCFLTQNNIEIELPSANRTARIREQTISVGHYTAFEVHPTCGLGTHEKEIGVWDDPRYFLDPERVHAAILWFGRGYVEYKTPNYMLPDETAKAIEISVELASEAPGLRDHWPSDIRFTFNGISLGTWTSPADFGRAARGKYTPTWWHRNVNQYGLLKTIRVDGSGTYMDGEWMSDVTIEDIQLEEPFWTLRFTVDEEGANVGGLTLYGSGFGNHDQDIVIRVQR, from the coding sequence ATGATCAAAGCGAACGGAGATTCAAAATTCATACCATTATACGAAGCACTGGCAAGCGAGGTTAGATGGAGAATCATGGATTTGATTGCAGATCGTGAAATGAATGTGAAGGATATTGCGGCTGTGTTAGAACTTAGCCCCTCCATCGTCACGATGCACATACGAAAGCTTGAGCAAGCCGGATTGATCGATAGCCGCAGGATACGCCTGAATGGAGGCACGCACAAATTGTGTTTCCTCACACAAAATAACATCGAGATCGAACTACCCTCCGCCAATCGGACAGCAAGAATTAGAGAACAGACCATTTCAGTGGGGCACTATACTGCATTTGAAGTTCATCCTACCTGCGGTCTTGGAACACACGAGAAAGAAATAGGAGTCTGGGACGACCCACGCTACTTTCTTGATCCTGAGCGGGTCCATGCTGCCATCCTCTGGTTTGGAAGAGGTTATGTCGAATACAAAACGCCTAACTATATGCTTCCTGATGAGACTGCTAAAGCCATTGAAATTTCAGTGGAATTGGCTTCTGAAGCCCCGGGTTTACGAGATCATTGGCCATCGGATATCCGATTTACGTTTAACGGCATTTCGCTTGGAACATGGACAAGCCCCGCTGACTTCGGAAGAGCTGCCCGAGGCAAATATACACCGACATGGTGGCATCGCAATGTGAATCAATATGGATTATTAAAGACCATTCGTGTGGATGGCTCGGGTACGTATATGGATGGAGAGTGGATGTCAGACGTGACGATCGAGGATATCCAGCTGGAGGAACCATTCTGGACGCTTCGTTTCACGGTTGACGAGGAGGGCGCTAACGTCGGGGGATTAACACTTTATGGATCCGGGTTCGGCAATCATGACCAGGATATTGTCATACGCGTACAACGCTAA
- a CDS encoding GNAT family N-acetyltransferase produces the protein MIREAEARDVEVIERLYKELLPNNLNTKVLAERIEEVRNNPNSFLFVYEVGDQVIGTAHLHICLDALVENRPFGVVERVIITEHVQSKGYGSELMKHIEDVCIQKNCVKIFLTSGSSRDEAHSFYTKLGYDGESSKAFKKYV, from the coding sequence ATGATTAGAGAGGCCGAAGCAAGGGATGTCGAGGTTATTGAAAGGTTGTACAAAGAATTATTACCGAACAACCTGAATACGAAGGTACTGGCGGAGCGAATTGAAGAAGTAAGGAATAATCCCAACAGTTTCTTATTCGTTTACGAAGTTGGTGATCAGGTTATTGGGACTGCGCATTTACATATTTGTCTGGATGCTTTGGTGGAAAATAGACCGTTTGGCGTGGTTGAGCGGGTTATCATTACGGAGCATGTGCAGAGTAAGGGATATGGATCTGAACTTATGAAGCACATAGAGGATGTATGCATTCAGAAAAATTGTGTAAAGATTTTTCTCACCAGCGGTTCATCCAGGGACGAAGCACACAGCTTCTACACGAAGTTAGGATACGATGGGGAATCCAGCAAGGCTTTTAAAAAATATGTATAA
- a CDS encoding DUF6896 domain-containing protein: protein MHPLTQETTDTLLEAMNTYKRIAQELIDKLISETSQAEKEEIITGAYYFLSNEEVLNGEEYLSGNWHFDVHGEHCMFENAETGQTLEVSLGSKDDVGNMDPYFFYNFLKSTANYEHLTAYFENPFGDMLDLFESLAAQNVLIHVHGVEYRKLL from the coding sequence ATGCACCCTTTAACCCAAGAAACAACAGATACATTATTGGAAGCAATGAACACATACAAAAGAATCGCACAAGAACTGATAGACAAATTGATCTCGGAAACCAGTCAGGCTGAGAAGGAAGAGATCATTACTGGAGCGTACTACTTTCTTTCTAATGAAGAAGTATTAAACGGTGAAGAATATTTGAGTGGAAACTGGCATTTTGATGTTCATGGAGAGCATTGCATGTTCGAGAATGCAGAAACAGGGCAAACGTTGGAGGTTTCTCTCGGCAGTAAAGATGATGTTGGAAACATGGACCCTTATTTTTTTTATAACTTTTTGAAATCCACTGCAAATTATGAACACCTGACCGCCTATTTCGAAAATCCCTTTGGTGATATGTTGGATTTATTTGAAAGTTTGGCGGCCCAGAATGTGCTAATTCATGTTCATGGCGTTGAATATAGAAAGCTTCTTTAA
- a CDS encoding glycoside hydrolase family 43 protein produces the protein MKYNNPVIKGFYPDPSICKVDDTYYLVCSSFQYFPGVPLFESKDLLNWTQIGHCLTRKSQIHLETVGSSGGVFAPTIRYNNGRFYMTTTNDTTRQNFYIWTDDIYGEWSEPIIVDQGGIDPDLYFEDGKAFFMSNGTDDEGIGGIIQCEIDIETGHKKTPSRSVWQGSGGRYLESPHLYKMNGYYYLMASEGGTEYGHMVTYARGDSPSGPFEPYANNPVLTNRNLGGYELQGVGHGDLIQDEEGNWWIFHLGFRQSGQWLTYHHLGREVFLTPVTFDEEGWFTAGHEGTTLMSFDTDRISDTVIQQEKKSYTFENTDWNLDWCYLRHPNTENYLLEQGNLKLKGTEVTLDVPASPTFIGLRQKDFDATISVDVSLTNGEAGITIYMDEQHHYDLALRKEQSGYKVIERLNIGDIKSVENEVELGSDHHATLVIQASHERYSFLIRADGKDILLGTAQTKYLSSEVAGGFTGVLIGLYASGEDSVAEFSKFKCDYL, from the coding sequence ATGAAATACAATAATCCGGTCATTAAAGGATTCTATCCAGATCCGAGCATCTGCAAGGTGGATGACACTTATTATCTGGTATGCAGTTCTTTTCAGTACTTTCCGGGTGTCCCGCTATTTGAAAGCAAAGATTTATTGAATTGGACGCAAATCGGTCATTGTTTAACCCGAAAAAGCCAGATTCATTTGGAGACGGTGGGCAGCTCCGGAGGAGTTTTCGCCCCTACAATTCGATACAACAACGGGCGATTCTACATGACCACGACGAACGACACGACGCGTCAGAATTTCTATATATGGACTGACGATATATACGGGGAGTGGTCAGAACCGATTATTGTGGATCAAGGGGGAATCGATCCCGATCTGTATTTTGAAGACGGCAAGGCCTTCTTTATGAGCAACGGAACCGACGATGAAGGAATTGGGGGAATCATTCAGTGTGAAATTGACATTGAAACAGGTCACAAAAAGACCCCAAGCCGTTCAGTATGGCAAGGATCAGGCGGACGTTATCTGGAAAGTCCACATTTGTATAAAATGAATGGATATTATTACCTCATGGCATCTGAAGGCGGAACCGAATACGGTCATATGGTCACGTATGCGCGGGGAGATTCTCCTTCCGGTCCTTTCGAACCCTATGCCAACAATCCTGTTCTGACCAACCGTAATCTTGGCGGTTACGAGTTGCAGGGGGTTGGTCATGGCGACCTGATTCAGGACGAGGAAGGCAATTGGTGGATCTTCCATTTGGGATTCCGTCAGAGTGGGCAATGGCTTACCTATCATCATCTGGGCCGGGAAGTATTTCTTACGCCAGTTACCTTTGACGAGGAAGGCTGGTTTACAGCAGGGCACGAAGGTACGACGCTTATGAGTTTTGACACTGATCGTATCTCTGACACAGTCATTCAACAAGAGAAGAAAAGCTATACGTTCGAGAACACGGATTGGAATCTGGACTGGTGTTATCTTCGTCATCCGAATACAGAAAATTACTTGTTAGAGCAAGGCAACTTAAAATTAAAAGGAACCGAAGTGACACTGGATGTTCCAGCATCCCCGACATTTATTGGGCTACGTCAAAAAGACTTTGACGCGACCATCTCTGTTGACGTTAGTCTTACGAATGGCGAGGCAGGCATCACCATCTACATGGATGAACAGCACCATTATGACTTGGCCCTTCGCAAAGAGCAGAGCGGGTATAAGGTGATTGAGCGTCTGAATATTGGGGATATCAAATCAGTCGAAAATGAAGTGGAACTGGGAAGTGATCATCATGCCACTTTGGTAATTCAGGCAAGCCATGAACGCTATAGCTTCCTTATTCGTGCAGATGGCAAGGACATCCTTTTAGGGACAGCACAGACGAAATACCTTTCCTCAGAGGTTGCCGGGGGATTTACAGGCGTGCTCATTGGTCTATACGCTAGTGGAGAAGATTCTGTGGCTGAGTTTTCTAAATTTAAGTGTGATTATCTTTGA
- a CDS encoding GNAT family N-acetyltransferase → MSAEQVNLQLITPENELECIQLQPREDQLNLVASNADSLIHATKEITSKPYGIFAEERMIGFILFDNEIYNDGYYWILRFMIDEKYQGKGYAKLAIKEVIHKLKERTDCKQIRVSHVPHNIVANALYKKSGFQETGEFEDNGDIILSYYIS, encoded by the coding sequence GTGTCAGCAGAGCAAGTGAATCTACAACTTATAACCCCAGAAAACGAATTAGAGTGTATCCAGCTTCAACCGCGCGAAGACCAATTGAATTTGGTAGCAAGCAATGCAGATTCATTAATACATGCGACGAAGGAAATCACCTCGAAGCCATACGGAATTTTTGCAGAGGAGCGTATGATAGGCTTTATTTTATTTGATAATGAGATATATAATGATGGATATTATTGGATACTTCGATTCATGATCGATGAGAAATACCAGGGGAAAGGATACGCCAAATTGGCGATCAAGGAAGTGATTCATAAGTTAAAAGAGAGAACCGATTGCAAGCAAATCAGGGTATCTCATGTGCCGCACAACATAGTGGCAAACGCTTTATATAAGAAATCCGGGTTTCAGGAGACGGGTGAATTCGAGGACAATGGTGACATCATATTAAGTTATTATATAAGTTGA
- a CDS encoding methylated-DNA--[protein]-cysteine S-methyltransferase, with translation MRKSIMWTKMELDGRPWVLLATEKGLCRVIMPNETLEDWSSWIGRIAPGVELEENEAALKHTGMMDWLQSYFAGDKVDFTDEIPLDLIGTAFQQQVWTELGNVPYGETRTYGDIAAGVGRPSAVRAVGAANGANPIPVLLPCHRIIGANRKLTGFRGGLEMKRRLLDIEQIEGVTDGGHARFNF, from the coding sequence ATGAGAAAGAGCATCATGTGGACCAAAATGGAATTAGACGGTCGTCCGTGGGTATTGCTTGCCACCGAAAAAGGGTTATGCCGGGTCATCATGCCCAATGAAACGCTGGAAGATTGGAGCAGCTGGATTGGTCGAATTGCTCCTGGAGTGGAGCTCGAAGAGAATGAAGCAGCGTTGAAGCATACCGGCATGATGGATTGGCTGCAATCCTATTTTGCCGGAGACAAGGTGGATTTCACAGACGAAATTCCACTCGATCTGATCGGAACGGCATTCCAACAGCAGGTATGGACGGAGTTGGGGAATGTTCCTTATGGTGAGACAAGAACCTATGGCGATATTGCTGCTGGGGTGGGGAGACCTTCAGCAGTGCGAGCTGTTGGGGCAGCCAATGGAGCCAATCCTATTCCGGTACTGCTGCCGTGTCATCGCATTATCGGTGCCAACCGCAAACTGACCGGTTTTCGCGGAGGACTTGAGATGAAGCGAAGATTGCTGGATATTGAACAAATCGAAGGTGTGACCGATGGCGGACATGCGCGGTTTAATTTCTGA